The Actinomadura graeca nucleotide sequence AAGGCTGACCGGCGTGGACACCGTCGGCGTGGAGGGACGTTGACCTGCGGCGGGACGGACAGGCCGGTGGCGGCGGAGGCTGCGGCATGATGGGGCCATGCCGTACCGGGTCACGTTCGTCTGCACGGGCAACATCTGCCGCTCTCCGATGGCCGAATGGGTCCTGCGCCACCACGTCGACGAGGAGGGCCTGGACGTCGAGGTGGACAGCTCAGGCACGGGCCCCTGGCACGTGGGCCACGACGCCGACTCCCGGACGGTCGCGGCGCTGCGCCGGGCCGGCTACCGCTCGGCGCACACCGCCCGCCGGTTCGAGGCGGACTGGTTCGACAGGTACGACCTGATCCTCGCCCTGGACGAGGGACATCTCCGGGCGTTGCGGTCGATGGCGCCGGACGCGGACGCGCGGAACAGGATCCGGCTCCTGCGCGAGTTCGACCCGGACGCGGGCGCCGACCTCGACGTCCCCGACCCCTACTACGGTGGCCGCGCCGACTTCGACCTCGTCCTGGAGATGGTGGAGGCGGCGATGCCGGGGCTCCTGGAGGAGATCCGCGCCGGGCTCAAGGCCGCCTGACCGCCGTGCGGGAGCGGACGGAAGTGCGCGAGCGGATCGGGCGGCTGCTCGGCACCCGCGTCGACGATCTCACCGACCTGGGACGCAGCCACTCCTGGACGCTGCATCGCGCGGCGCTCGCCGACGGCCGCGAGGTGTTCGTGAAGACCACCCGCGACGAGGTCGGCGTCTTCGCGGCGGAGGCGGCCGGGCTGCGCTGGCTGGCCGACGCGGGCCCCGGCACGCCCGTCCCGGACGTCCTCGGGGTGGACGGGCACATGCTCGTCCTGCCCTGGCTGCCACCCGCCCCGCCCACCCCGGAGGCCGCCGAGCGTCTCGGACGCGAGCTGGCGCGCATGCACACCGAGGACCGTCCCGACGCGTACGGCGCGCCGTGGGACGGCTTCATCGCCGACCTCCCGCTCGACAACACGCCCGACTGGCGCGACTGGCCGTCCTGGTACGCCGAGCGCCGCCTGGAACCGTTCCTGCGCCGCGCGTCCCGCCACCTCTCCGGCGGCGACGCGCGCCTCGTCGAGCGTGTCATCGAAGGTGCCGGCGGCCTTGCCGGGCCGCCCGAGCCGCCTTCGCGCGTCCACGGCGACCTGTGGTCGGGCAACATCCGCTGGACGGACGGCCGGGCCCTGCTCATCGACCCCGCCGCGCACGGCGGCCACCGCGAGACCGACCTCGCGATGATGGCGCTGTTCGGGACTCCGCACCTCGACCGGGTCCTCGCGGCCTACCATGAGACGGCGCCGCCGGCGGACGGCTGGCGGGAGCGGATCCCGCTGCACCAGCTGCATCCGCTGCTCGTCCACCTGGAGCTGTTCGGCGGCTCGTACCGTTCCCAAGTGGTCGAGACGGCCCGCGCGGCGCTCGCCGCCGGACGATGAGTCAGTGAATGACAACTCCTCATTTATGGCTGCTTGCCGGGAGGTGGATGAGATAGAAACTACGGGTCGGTAGATCGGTGATCAGTGAGAGGCTGGTGCGGGGCAAGCCCATGAACGGACGTTCGCGGATCGGCTCGGCGTGGCGGGGACTCCTCCCGGTCGGCGTCGCCGCCGGGATGGCGCTGGTCATCGGGGGCGGCGTGGACGCCGTCCACCACCGCCAGCGCGCGGCGAAGACCGAGCACGCGGCCAAGCCCGCGGCCAAGAGCGAGCAGACCGCGTCCCGCTTCCTCGTCGGCGTCCGGCAGGCGGGCACCGCCCTGCTCGTGCGCGACCTCAAGGGCGCCGACGTCGGCCTGCCCATCGCCGCCCCGCGCGGGGCGCGCTTCCGGCACGTCTCCGCGCTGAAAGGCGGCACCTTCGTCGTCGCGGCCTCCACCGGACGGCAGGTAACGTTCCAGCGCCTCAAGTTGGACGCCAAGGGCCGTCCCAAGGCACTCCAGCCGCTTCCCAAGGCGACCCTCTCCGGAGTCTCCACCGCCTACTCCGATCTGGCCGCCGGACCCGACGGCGACCGCATCGCCTACGTCACCTACCGGGGCGCCAAGAGCCGCGTGGACGTCGTCTCCACCCGCACCGGCGCGCGCAAGTCCTGGACGACCAAGGGCCCGGCGCACGTCGCCGGCCTCTCCTGGGCCGGGGACACCCTCGCGTTCGTCTGGAGCCCGCTCCACCACGTCCACGGCAGGGTCGCCGAGGCCAAGCACCAGGTGCGCGCACTCGACACCAGGCTCCCGTCCGGTGACCTCAAGGCCAGCAAGCCCGTCCTGAACCTGCCCAAGGGCGCGTCCGAGGCCGTCCTCACGCGGGACGGCCGGACCGTCATCGCCGGCCTCGCCCAGGACGGGCAGATCACCCTCCAGGGCTACGCCGTCGCGACCCGCAAGCCGACCAAGATCTTCGCGCGGCAGAGGGTGGCCGGGAAGAGGCCCGCGCTCCGCGTCTCCCGCCTCGACATCGACCACACGGGCCGCCACCTGCTCGCCGCGCTCACCGACGGCCGCCTGCTCGCGGACGGCGCCGTCCTCACCGCCCCCGACCTCGCCGACGCCGCCTGGTGAACCGTCCGATCACCGGATGAGCGGGGGGACATTCCAGCTGATCACACCCTAGAGTGGGTCCCACGGAACCGGGCGAACGGAGCAAAACCGTGGGCATGGTGATGGCAGTCAGCTTCACCCGGTACGGGCGCCTGTACTACCTCGACCCGGGCCCGCACACGCCGAAGGTCGGCGACAAGGTCCTCGTCCCGACCGACTCGGGCCCCGAGGTCGCCGAATGCGTCTGGGCACCGCAGTGGGTCTCCGACGACATCGGCGGCCTCCCCGAATGCGCCGGGCCCGCCACCGGCGAGCACCTCGCCCGCGACGAGGCCAACCGCCGCCGCCGCGCCGAGGGCCGCTCCATCGCCAAGCGGCTGATCCGCAAGCACGAGCTGCCCATGAAGGTCATCGGCGTCGACTACCTCGACGACGACAACATCTTCAAGATCTACTTCTCCGCGCCGCACCGCGTCGACTTCCGCGCCCTCGTCCGGGACCTGGCCCGCGGCATCAAGGCCCGCGTGGAGCTCCGCCAGGTCGGCCCCCGCGACGAGGCCCGCCTGCAGGGCGGCATCGGCCCTTGCGGCCGCGACCTGTGCTGCGCGACGTTCCTCAAGGACTTCGAGCCCGTCTCCGTCCGCATGGCCAAGGAGCAGGACCTCCCCGTCAACCCGCTCCGCATCGCCGGCGCCTGCGGCCGTCTCATGTGCTGCCTGAAGTACGAGCACCCGCTCTACATGGAGTTCAAGGAGGCCGCCCCCCGGCTCGGCACGCGGGTGAGCACTCCGGAGGGCGAAGGGCAGGTCATCGGGTACAACGTCCCCGGCGACCGCGTCACCGTGAAGGTCGGCTCCCGGCGCTGCTCCTGCCCGTCGGCCTCCGTCTGCTCACCCCGGCGGCAGCACGACGAGGCGTACGGCGACCCGGACTGACGTCCGTCAGGGCTTGCGTGCCACCCCGCAGAGCGCGTCGACCTCCACGGCCTCACCGAACGCGTTCGGCTCCGGACGCCACCGGGACAGGCTGACGACGCCGGGTTCGAGCAGCTCAAGCCCCTCGAAGAAGCGCGCGATCTCCTCCGGGCTGCGCAGGTGGTACGGGATCGCACCGCCCTCGTTGTAGTCCTCCTGGGCCTCGTCAAGGGCCTCGCCGGTGACGAGGTTGACGCCGTCCCAGATGGACAAGTAGCTCCCCGAAGGAAGCTCCTGCACCAGCTGCTCGACGATCGTGTGCGGCTTCTGCTCGTCGGGGATGTGCCCGAGGATCCCCATCAGCATCAGCGCGATCGGCTTGCCGAAGTCGAGCGTGCCCGCCGCGTGCCGGACGATCTCCGCGGGGTCGCACAGATCCGCGTCGACGTAGGCGGTGCGCCCCTCGGGGGTGCTCGTGAGCAGCGCCCGGGCATGCGTCAGCACGAGCGGGTCGTTGTCGACGTAGACGATCCGCGCGTCGGGCGCCACACGCTGCGCGACCTCGTGGGTGTTGTTGACGGTCGGGAGCCCGGTGCCGATGTCGAGGAACTGCCGGACGCCCTCCTCCTGCGCGAGGTGCCGGACGACCCGCGTCAGCAGGTGCCGGGAATGGCGCGCGATCTCGACGATGCTCGGGAACGTCGCGATGAAGTGATCACCCGCGGCGCGGTCGGCGGGATAGTTGTCCTTTCCGCCGAGCCAGTAGTTCCAGACCCGCGCCGAATGCGGAACGGATGTGTTGAGATCCGGTGACTCGGCGTTACCCTGCGGGTCGTGGGTCATGAAGAACTCCCGTCCATGGCGAAGTGAAGCGATCCTTATCCTCCCTGGAATCGGGCGTTCACGCGAGTCGGCGGGCGCGGATCGTCCCCTCCTGGCCGTCCGCGAAAAGCGGGACCAGCCTCCGTTTCGGGCCTCCTGCGCACCGGCCCGTCCCAGGCGGGACACGTGGCTGACACTTCCAGCACCACGCGGAAAGCCCTGCCGCAGCGACGAGCCGAGCATTCCCAGCATGTGCCCTGTTCGGTCGAAATCGTGATCGGACGACTACAAATATGGAATGCCGCCCTCGGATTCTCGGTACCGCGGTCCCCCGTGCCCCCAAGGCCCCGTGTAACGGCGCCCAGCGTGGGACCTTGATCCGCGCCCCGCAAATCAAGTTGGTACCTGGACGAACCCGATCTAGGGTCCGATAGGGCGGGGGCTAGGTCCGATAGGGCGGCGAGCGACACGGGGGAGCGACCTGAATGGACACGACCGTACGGCGGCTCGGCCTCGACGACCTGCCCGACTGCCAACGCCTCGCCATCGGCCGCGACTGGGGGGCGGGAGACCGTCAATGGCGGCTGCTGTTCGCCGTCGGCGACATCTGGGGCCTCGACGCCCCGGACGGTGACGGCCTCGCCGGGACAGCCGTGTCCACCCCGTACGGAAGAGACGTGGCCGCCATCAGCATGGTGCTGACCGCGCAACGCTACGAGCGCCAAGGCATCGCCGGAAAGCTCATGCGCCACGCAATGGAACACGCTGGCACCGCCGGCTTCAGCCTCACCGCGACGGAACACGGCCGTCCGCTATATGAGCGCCTGGGTTTCCGGGAGGTCGGCCGCAGCACAACCTACAAGGGCACGCCCAAGGGCCCGCACAGGGGAGACAAGACCAGGCCGGCGACCCCGGAGGACATCCCAGACGTGATCCGACTCGACACAGAGGTCTTCGGAGCACCGCGCACGGCCCTCATGGAGAAACTGGCGTCGTTCTCAGAGGACTTCCGCGTCGTCCGCTCCGCGACCGGCCTTCTGGGTTTCGGTGGCCGCTGGCGGAATGGAGACCAGGCGATGATGGGCCCGCTTATCGCCCGAGACGAGAAGACCGCCTTGACGCTGGCCAACGAACTGACCGTCCCGGAGCCGATGCGTCTGGACATCGACCACCGGCATCCAGAGGTCATCGAGTGGGCGGAGAAGCAGGGCCTCCGCGCGGCGTCCAGCACCACGGTCATGGAACGCGGCAAGCCCATCGCGAACGACCCCGCGCGCCTCTTCCTGCCAGTAGCGCAAACACTAGGCTGACCGACGGCCACGTCTACTTCCCACTCACCCGGCGTGCAAGAGCCTCCGCTCCCAGCCCTCGGCCCGAAGAGCCCATTCGCGATCCACCGTCATGCGACGGAGACGAGGGCCAGGAAACCCAGCGGTGACCACGACGAAGTCAACAAGGTCCGCGATCACGGCTCTGATCAGGCGAATTTCGTCTTCGGCCGATCCTGCTTGACACCATCGACGAAGATGTCGACTTTCTCGCTGTAGAAGCAGACCAGACCGGCGACATTGCGGCTCTCTTCCAGCGGCGTCGGGTACGACCACGCCAGATCCTTGTGGACCTCGCCTCCCGCTCGCACCGCCCAGTACTCGGCGTCCCCCTTGTAGGGACAACGGGTGATGGTGTCGGTGTGCTCCAGCAGGTCCATCCGCACATGCGTCTTCGGCAGGTAGTACCGCACCGGCAGGCCCGTCTCGAACAGCAGCCGGGGGCTGGACGATTCCGCCACCGTCACGCCGTCCACCTCCACGCGGACATTCCGTGAACTGGGCAACACGTCAACACGCGTATACGGACTGCGCGGATGGACGAAGACCTCCTCGTCCTCCTCGAACCAGGCGTCCATTGCGTTCCAGTCGAGTCGGACGAGGTCCCGCAGTTCCTCCACCGGTGAGTCGGCATGCCGCAGCGCAGCGCCGGGGGCCTGCGCGCCGTCCACCCTCACGGTGTAGACGGTGCCGCCGTCGCGTCCCGGCCCGTCCTCGACGAGCTCGGCCCGCACGTCCGCCACCGGCAGATAGTAGGTCGGGTAGTAGGAGTTCTCCCAGACGAGGGACGGCGCGGTGGTGTCGACCACCAGCGCGCCACCGAGGTAAGCCCTGACCCGCCGGACGCCAGGCTCGATCCGGCCGCGCAAGTCAACGTGTCCTATGCCCATGACGGAGCCAACAGCCCGTCCTCCGCCGCTATTTCACAAACCAACCCACATCCCCCAACTCGACGGCCCTCGCGTGTCCGCCAAGCCCCGGCACGACAGGCCGCGCTCGCCCAGACCCCACAGCTCCGCCCACCGCAGGTCGGAAACCGGCCAACGGACAACACCCAGCGAGTGCAGTGACCACAAAAGATCATCGGCTTGGTCATCCGACCCGGCCAACACACCCGGCTGCCGGTTGATCGCGTTTCGCCACCGCAGATACGCTTGCAACTCCCCACCGGCCGAACGATGACCCGGCCTCGGGTTTCCGGGATCCGCGGAGAAGACGCATGAGTGATGTTGGCTTCGGCACCGGCAAGGTGGTCGTGAACCGGGCGATGTCGCTGGACGGCTTCATCGCCGGGCCTGGCCACGCGATGGACTGGATCGCCGAGTACCTGACCGCGGCCGAGGTCCCGGAGGTCATGGCGGCCACGGGCGCAATGCTCATCGGCCGGGGCACATACGAGGTCGCCAAGCGTATGGCAGACCAGGACACCGCCTACGACGGGGGAGCACAGTTCGTCCTCACGCACAGGCCGCCCGAGGAGCCGGACCCCACCGTCACATTCCTCACCTGTGGACTTGAGGAAGCCGTTGCCACGGCACGCGGCGCCGCGGGCGGCAAGAACCTGGAGATCCTCGGCGCCGACGTGGCCGCCCAGTGCCTGCAACGCGGGCTCGTCGACGAGATCCTGGTGTATGTCCTACCGGTGCTACTGGGCGACGGCGTCCGCTTCTCACCCCCAAGCCTCAACAGGATCGACCTGGAACCTTTCAGCAACACGCAGTCGGGCGCCATCACGATGCTCCGCTTCCGCGTGCGAAAGTAGGCGCGGCCCTCGGGCAGCGAGTGCGGTGACCACGAACGTTCGCAGGGTTTGATCGCGCCACCTCGGCGCGAAGGCCGCCCCGGCGCCGTTGCCATCGGCTGCGGACGCGTTGGCGGCGCTCGGCGGCCAGGACACCGGATGGCGGCAGTCGGCGTTACGCCACCGCAGGTAGGCGTGCAGCCTGTGGGCGAGCACGGCGTGGTGGGATGGTCGTCCATCACAAAGGTCCGCGAAGGCCCGAACTGAGTCTCGATCGGGTTGGCCGAACGCGTAGGAACCTTCCCGGTCACTCAGCCGACGTGCCCGAACCGGCTCTGCCACCCGATGGCCTCACCCTCCACAGCAATCTGGTCGCTATCGAGGCCGATGCCGACAAGCCCCGCCATCACGGACACCAACGGGCATGTCACCAACCCGGTGAAGAGGCGGTCACCGCACTAGCACCACGAGATGACCATCGGTCAAACCCCACTGGGGTCCCACGCCGACTCCTCTCGACTGGCCCAGCTCCGCCGCAGGGCGGCGCAAAAGCGGTGGCCACGGGCTCCGTTCGCTGCCTAGGGTGCCCGTCATGGCCTGTCGCATTTCTGAGCTGGTGATCGAATGCCGGGACCCGCAGCAGCTGGCAGCGTTCTGGTGCGAGGTACTGGGCTTCATCGTGCTCCACACCGAGGACGGCGCTGTGGAGATCGGACCACGGGAAGGCTTCGGGGGACTGCAGCCGACTCTGATCTTCAGCCCCACCACCGAGCCCAAGACCGGCAAGGCGCGATTGCACATCGACGTCAACGCCACCGACCGTGATCAGGACGCCGAACTCCAACGCCTTCTGGAGATCGGAGCGCGCCCGGCTGACATCGGCCAGACCGGTGAGGAGCCCTGGCACGTCCTGGCCGACCCGGAAGGCAACGAATTCTGCCTCCTACGAGCCCGCCTAACCTGAACACCAGCCCCCACCACCAACATCGGACGCAGATCCGCGTGACCGTCCCGGGCGGCGCCCCGACCACGACGGCGATCTGGCCGGGACCGACACGCGACTCGCGACAACGGTCCAGCACCCCCTGCTGGGTCTGGCGCGGGCCCCGCTGGTGCCGCTCGGCCTCCCAACCCCGACGCCGGTAGCGCCCCACCCAACGAGACGCCTCGACGCCACGGCGCTCCGGCACGGAAATGCAGGAGCGCTCCGCCACCTCGTCACTCCGCCATGGTGGTCCTCCGGCACGGTGGCTTTCCGGCACGGTGGCTTTCCGGCACGGCGGCACGGGGACACGCCGGTGCTTCGGCACGGCGGCACCGGGACGGCAGCACTCGGGGGCGGTAGTGCCCCGGCACGGCGGCGTTCCGGCGCGGCGGCACGGGGACACGCCGGTGCTTCGGCACGGCGGCACCGGGACGGCAGCACTCGGGGGCGGTAGTGCCCCGGCACGGCGGCGTTCCGGCACGGCGGCATGGCGACACGCTGGTGCTCCGGCACGGCGGCACTCCGAGGCGGTGGCACGGCGCACTCCGGGACGGTGACACTCCGGGGGGCGGTGGTACTCCGGGACGGTGGCTTTTCGGCACGGCCGCACGAGCACACGCCGGTGCTTCGGCACGTCGGCACGTCGGCGCGTGGGTGCGGGTGCCTAGCAATGCGACACTGCGGCGCGGGGATACGGGGGCGCTGCGGCAGCGGGGCGACTCGGTGCTGTGAGGCTCCGGCATAGCGGACGGCGGCGTGGGGACGTGGGGGCTGCCTCGACGTTGCGAGGCTTCGGTACCTCGGCGTTTCGACACTGTGGCGCCGCCGCGCCTCGGCACCTCGGCTTCTCGGTAGGCCAAGGGCCGGCACCTCAACTCGTCGGACTCTCGCCATGGCAGTATCTCCGTGCCTCGGGTCGCTGGGCAGCCGCTGCTCGCCGACGCCGGATCGTGGCGCAGTAAGACGCCCGATGAGCGGGGGATGCGTCCTACAAGGTTGTGGGCCCCTTACGCAAAGCGTGCCTCCTGCGGGGGAAGAACAGGACGGGGATGAGGGCGGCGAGCAGGAGCGCGGCCGTCCACCAGAAGGTCTCGGTGAAGGCGCTCGTCAGCAGTGCCGGCGGTTGCGTGGCCGCTTCGTTCAGGCCGCCGCTCGAACCCGGGATCTCGTCCCGGATCGCGATCTGGAGGATGACGGCCGCCATGGCGGTGCCGAACGAACTGCCGACGCGGACCATGATGTTCACGCCGGTCGTCGCGGTCGGGATCGCGGTGGGTGGCAGCCCCTGGTAGCTCATCGCTATGAGCGAAGGGGCGATCATGCCGTGTCCGATACCCACGGCGAACATCGCCCCGATGATCACGGTGCGTGGGGTCGTGAGGTCGAGTGAGGTGAGGACGAGCGTCCCGGCGAGGACGATGACCACCCCGGTCGCGGCCATCCAGCGGCCGCCGAACCTGTCGACCAGCCTCCCGGAGACCAGCATCGTGATCATCGCGCCGACGCCCAAGGGGGCCAGCAGCCAGCCGGCGTCCAGGGCCGACTCGTCTCGGACGATCCGGGCGAACAGGGGGATCAGGATCATCAGTCCGAACATCGCCGCGCTGTAAAGGAAGAACCCGCCGGTAGCGCTCGTGAAGGCCCGTGTGCTCAGCCGCCGGACGTCGATGAGCGCACCCTCGCCCTTGCGTATCGCGTGCACGATGAACGCGACCACCAGGACGACGCCGGCGATGGCGCTTCCGAGAAAGCGTGCACCGGTCATGCTCGTACCGTTCCCGGCCTCGGAAAGTCCATATACCAGGGCCGCCAGGCCAGGCGAGAGGAGCAGGATGCCGAGGAGGTCCAGCCGGGCGCCGGTGTCGCGCTCGGTGTCGCGTGGCAGCATCCGCACCGCCGCCAGCAGCGCGACCGCGCAGAACGGGATGTTGACGTAGAACATCCACCGCCAGCTC carries:
- a CDS encoding low molecular weight protein-tyrosine-phosphatase; translated protein: MPYRVTFVCTGNICRSPMAEWVLRHHVDEEGLDVEVDSSGTGPWHVGHDADSRTVAALRRAGYRSAHTARRFEADWFDRYDLILALDEGHLRALRSMAPDADARNRIRLLREFDPDAGADLDVPDPYYGGRADFDLVLEMVEAAMPGLLEEIRAGLKAA
- a CDS encoding fructosamine kinase family protein, which gives rise to MTAVRERTEVRERIGRLLGTRVDDLTDLGRSHSWTLHRAALADGREVFVKTTRDEVGVFAAEAAGLRWLADAGPGTPVPDVLGVDGHMLVLPWLPPAPPTPEAAERLGRELARMHTEDRPDAYGAPWDGFIADLPLDNTPDWRDWPSWYAERRLEPFLRRASRHLSGGDARLVERVIEGAGGLAGPPEPPSRVHGDLWSGNIRWTDGRALLIDPAAHGGHRETDLAMMALFGTPHLDRVLAAYHETAPPADGWRERIPLHQLHPLLVHLELFGGSYRSQVVETARAALAAGR
- a CDS encoding PSP1 domain-containing protein, whose amino-acid sequence is MVMAVSFTRYGRLYYLDPGPHTPKVGDKVLVPTDSGPEVAECVWAPQWVSDDIGGLPECAGPATGEHLARDEANRRRRAEGRSIAKRLIRKHELPMKVIGVDYLDDDNIFKIYFSAPHRVDFRALVRDLARGIKARVELRQVGPRDEARLQGGIGPCGRDLCCATFLKDFEPVSVRMAKEQDLPVNPLRIAGACGRLMCCLKYEHPLYMEFKEAAPRLGTRVSTPEGEGQVIGYNVPGDRVTVKVGSRRCSCPSASVCSPRRQHDEAYGDPD
- a CDS encoding SAM-dependent methyltransferase codes for the protein MTHDPQGNAESPDLNTSVPHSARVWNYWLGGKDNYPADRAAGDHFIATFPSIVEIARHSRHLLTRVVRHLAQEEGVRQFLDIGTGLPTVNNTHEVAQRVAPDARIVYVDNDPLVLTHARALLTSTPEGRTAYVDADLCDPAEIVRHAAGTLDFGKPIALMLMGILGHIPDEQKPHTIVEQLVQELPSGSYLSIWDGVNLVTGEALDEAQEDYNEGGAIPYHLRSPEEIARFFEGLELLEPGVVSLSRWRPEPNAFGEAVEVDALCGVARKP
- a CDS encoding GNAT family N-acetyltransferase; this translates as MDTTVRRLGLDDLPDCQRLAIGRDWGAGDRQWRLLFAVGDIWGLDAPDGDGLAGTAVSTPYGRDVAAISMVLTAQRYERQGIAGKLMRHAMEHAGTAGFSLTATEHGRPLYERLGFREVGRSTTYKGTPKGPHRGDKTRPATPEDIPDVIRLDTEVFGAPRTALMEKLASFSEDFRVVRSATGLLGFGGRWRNGDQAMMGPLIARDEKTALTLANELTVPEPMRLDIDHRHPEVIEWAEKQGLRAASSTTVMERGKPIANDPARLFLPVAQTLG
- a CDS encoding DUF427 domain-containing protein, which gives rise to MRGRIEPGVRRVRAYLGGALVVDTTAPSLVWENSYYPTYYLPVADVRAELVEDGPGRDGGTVYTVRVDGAQAPGAALRHADSPVEELRDLVRLDWNAMDAWFEEDEEVFVHPRSPYTRVDVLPSSRNVRVEVDGVTVAESSSPRLLFETGLPVRYYLPKTHVRMDLLEHTDTITRCPYKGDAEYWAVRAGGEVHKDLAWSYPTPLEESRNVAGLVCFYSEKVDIFVDGVKQDRPKTKFA
- a CDS encoding dihydrofolate reductase family protein is translated as MSDVGFGTGKVVVNRAMSLDGFIAGPGHAMDWIAEYLTAAEVPEVMAATGAMLIGRGTYEVAKRMADQDTAYDGGAQFVLTHRPPEEPDPTVTFLTCGLEEAVATARGAAGGKNLEILGADVAAQCLQRGLVDEILVYVLPVLLGDGVRFSPPSLNRIDLEPFSNTQSGAITMLRFRVRK
- a CDS encoding VOC family protein, encoding MACRISELVIECRDPQQLAAFWCEVLGFIVLHTEDGAVEIGPREGFGGLQPTLIFSPTTEPKTGKARLHIDVNATDRDQDAELQRLLEIGARPADIGQTGEEPWHVLADPEGNEFCLLRARLT
- a CDS encoding MDR family MFS transporter, producing MTVLDSTLVNVAISALGEDFTTSLSTIQWVVTGYTLALSMAIPLTGWSARRFGTRTMWLVSLGLFIGGSLLCGLAWSVPSLIVFRVLQGLGGGMLMPIGQTMLVREAGADRMGRAMSIVSVPAMLAPVLGPLLGGVIVDHLSWRWMFYVNIPFCAVALLAAVRMLPRDTERDTGARLDLLGILLLSPGLAALVYGLSEAGNGTSMTGARFLGSAIAGVVLVVAFIVHAIRKGEGALIDVRRLSTRAFTSATGGFFLYSAAMFGLMILIPLFARIVRDESALDAGWLLAPLGVGAMITMLVSGRLVDRFGGRWMAATGVVIVLAGTLVLTSLDLTTPRTVIIGAMFAVGIGHGMIAPSLIAMSYQGLPPTAIPTATTGVNIMVRVGSSFGTAMAAVILQIAIRDEIPGSSGGLNEAATQPPALLTSAFTETFWWTAALLLAALIPVLFFPRRRHALRKGPTTL